The window TCGCACCAAGCTTTTGCAAAAGGGTTGACTACGAAGCAGAACTTGCGGTTGTCATTTCCAGAGTTTGTAAAAACATCTCCCCAAGTGAAGCTAAAGAATACATTCTAGGATATACATGCCTAAATGACGTTACCGAAAGATATTTCCAAAATAAGGATGGTCAATGGACTAGAGCAAAATCTTTTGATACCTTTTGTCCCATAGGTCCTTGGATAGAAACTGAAGCTGACTGGAAGGAGATCAGTATAAAAGCATACTTAAACGGAACAATAAAACAAGATTCTACAACATCTAATATGATATTTGGAGTTGAGGAAATCATAAGCTTTGTTTCAAAGATAATGACTTTGTTGCCAGGTGATGTAATTGCGACTGGAACTCCTCCTGGGGTTGGAGAGATGAAGAATGGAGACGAAGTAGTAATTGAGATAGAAGGAATTGGCGCTCTAAGAAACTATTTCATAAAGGAGTAGTTAATGAGAGTGAGCGAATTTGAGATCATCCAGTATATAAGAGAGATAACAGAGGTTAGCGGAATACCCAGAGAGGTGATAATACCAAACGGTGATGACTGTTTTGTATTTGGCTTCAACGGCAAAGCCCTAGCAACTACTGATACAATGGTAGATGGAATACACTTTCTAAGCGAGAGATTTTCACCATATGACATTGGAGTCAAAAGTGCAAT is drawn from Brevinematia bacterium and contains these coding sequences:
- a CDS encoding fumarylacetoacetate hydrolase family protein; translated protein: MKIGRFEKENKPIWGVFDTENGIVIPIKGSIFGDFELEEKSFKIEEVDILPPVIPTKVVCVGLNYRDHAEELKMPIPEEPVIFLKPATTVIGHNDTIIAPSFCKRVDYEAELAVVISRVCKNISPSEAKEYILGYTCLNDVTERYFQNKDGQWTRAKSFDTFCPIGPWIETEADWKEISIKAYLNGTIKQDSTTSNMIFGVEEIISFVSKIMTLLPGDVIATGTPPGVGEMKNGDEVVIEIEGIGALRNYFIKE